One genomic window of Halococcus salifodinae DSM 8989 includes the following:
- a CDS encoding Mov34/MPN/PAD-1 family protein, whose protein sequence is MGFFGSSEVVGIAADTLAFARSAAEESHPNEYMGLLRSEDATDLGLDRSGTVVTDVLVVPATESNPVSATVKTSLVPNDMRAAGSIHSHPNGVLRPSDADLATFGKGDVHIILGAPYRDHDWQAFDREGKRRDLPVLDVDLPDDEDFFDFTQADIDEELR, encoded by the coding sequence ATGGGCTTTTTCGGGTCGAGCGAGGTCGTCGGGATCGCCGCCGACACCCTCGCGTTCGCCCGCTCGGCCGCCGAAGAGAGCCACCCGAACGAGTATATGGGACTGCTCCGCAGTGAGGACGCGACCGATCTCGGGCTCGACAGATCGGGGACCGTCGTGACCGACGTGCTCGTGGTACCCGCGACCGAGTCGAACCCGGTGAGCGCCACAGTGAAAACGAGCCTCGTCCCGAACGACATGCGCGCCGCGGGGTCGATCCACTCCCATCCAAACGGTGTACTCCGCCCGAGCGACGCCGATCTGGCGACGTTCGGGAAAGGAGATGTCCACATCATCCTCGGCGCGCCCTACCGCGACCACGACTGGCAGGCGTTCGACCGCGAAGGGAAACGGCGCGACCTCCCGGTGCTCGACGTCGATCTCCCCGACGACGAGGACTTTTTCGACTTCACTCAGGCCGACATCGACGAGGAGTTACGATGA